The segment acctgctcagcatcaccgacCGCGATGAGCAGGTCTTTGTGCATGGTAGGCGGCCATTTGTTGGTGTCacgaatgaatggatggacggatggatggacggatggatgaatggattgatggatgaatggatgaatgaatcgAACAAACGAATGAATGGTGTCGTTCCAAAATGCGCCTCATGGGCTCAATGAGCGGGTCAGTAAAGCGCATCTCTGGAAGATccacctaagagcaccccaatccactgactctttcaaaaccggacttaaaactcacctctttactCTAGCATTTCCGTAATTCCTGTTCCCATATCctggttgtcgtccagttgttttatacttgtccttgctttgttttcttgtttttacttgccatgtagcactttgagattcctccgaatgtaaagtgcgttataaatataatgtattattattattattagatcCTGTTCCACCTTTGCCTTGGGTCCACAGGTTACGTCAGGTCTCTgccctctctgtggttgggcgccgaTGTCTCCACCACGGAAGATGACGCCCAAtggactgacggatccccGTTCACTTACAGCCACTCGAGTGCAGGTCGGTCTGAAAGCATGTCTGATGCTTGTCGGCTGCACTTTGGAGGAACGGCGCAGCGCTGAGATcttgtctccctccctctAGGTGACCCCGAAGAGGGGAAGTGTCTTTCCTTATTCACTgacagcggcgcctggaagcACGACACGTGCGACAAGAAGAGAagctacgtc is part of the Syngnathus acus unplaced genomic scaffold, fSynAcu1.2, whole genome shotgun sequence genome and harbors:
- the LOC119119298 gene encoding C-type mannose receptor 2-like; the protein is MIRQPTKTWKEAQANCQRLHGNLLSITDRDEQVFVHGYVRSLPSLWLGADVSTTEDDAQWTDGSPFTYSHSSAGDPEEGKCLSLFTDSGAWKHDTCDKKRSYVCKKMKKGVAEPLLSSDGK